In Chloroflexaceae bacterium, the DNA window GCCAGGAGCCGGGCAGAAATGCATGGAAGACTCGAAGACATTCTACACCCTTGCCGTAACCGGTGGCCCGTTCACTCGAACAGCAGGATCATCACGGGAGGTCAACGCCTGCCTTGCCGATACATCCGGCCTGATGTAGCATGGCGGGACACAGTAGGCCGGTAGCGCAATGCTCCGGGTTACGCCACCCGCATCCTAGCGAAAGGAACCCCCGTGCGGATTGCCGGAAACTACACCTTTGCAGCGACCCGCGAAGCGGTCTGGAGCACGCTGAACGACCCCGAAGCGCTGGCGCGCGCCATTCCAGGGTGCCAGCGCCTCGAGATGGTAGGCGAGAACGAGCAGAAGAGCATCCTGGAGATCACAGTGCAGGCCGCGCGAGGCGCCTACACCGGTCGCGTCAGAATTGATAACGTCGTGTCGCTCGAGTCGTATGATATTCACGTGGAAGGCACGGGCAGCAACGGCTTTTTCACGGGCGCCGGCGCCGTAAAGCTGCGGACGGACGGCGCGCAGACGATTCTCGACTACGGCGGCGAGGCGATGATTGGCGGCCCTATCGCCGATGTTGGCCAACAGTTGCTCGATAGTGCGGCGCGGTCGTTGATCAGCCAGAGCCTCAGGGGGCTCGCGGCGGAGATCGAAGCCCGCCAGCGTCGCCAACAGGCGCGCCTGAGCGAGGCGCCGGCGGTCGAGGAGGCTCCGCAGCCCTCCCCCTGGACGCCGGAGTCCATTCAGATGTCCTCGGCAACCGCCGCCCAACGCGCGACTGGCACTGTCGAGGGCCAGGATCTCAGCGAAGCTGCCGCTGCACACCCCGCGGTCGAAGACTTCTTCGCCCGGCGGCCGTGGTTGCCCTGGATCCTGGTCGCCTTTTTGCTCGGCTATCTTCTTGGCCGCCGCAGGGCGTAATTGTGCAGATGGCAGATCCTGGCGTGCGGGTCAAGGCTCGCGAGCCGGTTAGCGATCGCGCCCTCGGCAGCACTTTCTTTACCCTATGCTCGCCACCACCCTCACGCGAGAATGTAGCTGATTGCACCACGCAGGGCAGATGCTGGATATACGATCCTTGACAGTTTATTATTCATTCTCTAATAAATTAACAACAAAAAGTTAATCACTCTATTCTACAATCTAAATCTGGGAAGACAAACTTTTTTGCGCATGGTGATGCCAACCGGAGATTCGCTCATGGCGTCGTGGGACCCGCAACCCTTCGCGCCGAACAAACTGACTCCACCATTGCTGCACTCCGGTCTTGTCTGGCGCAAGTCGCTTCTTGAGCGCCTCAATTGCTCTCCTACGCGCCCCCTTACCCTTGTGACCGGCCCTGCCGGCTCCGGCAAATCAACACTGGCTGCCCAGTGGCTTTTGAGCGCCTTTCGTGCCACCGAACACTTAGCGGCGCCTGGTTCGTTGCACCAGCCCGGGGCCTCACGCAGCCCGGTCGCCTGGCTGAACCTTGATGAGCGTGATCAGGATCCGCTGAACTTCTTACGCTGGGTAACGGTTGCCATCGATCAGGTTGCACCCGGCCTGTTGGCAACCAGTAATCGCCTGCTCCTTGCGTCCGATCCGCCCTCACTCGACGCAGCCGTGGAGTTCCTGCTCCTTGAGCTCCACAATACCACGGCGGCGCTTACCCTTGTCCTCGACGACTACCATTCCATAACCGCAGGGGCGGTTCATCCCCTGTTGACCTACGTCATTCACCACCTCCCCGCTCACTGCCGGATGGTGATACTTAGCCGAAGCGACCCGCCACTGGCCGTTTCCCGCCTTCGGGCCCAATGGCAGGTGACCGAACTTCGCGCCGACGATCTGCGCTTCAGCGAGGCCGAAACGGCCGCCCTGCTGGTCACGCTTACCGGCAGGACTCCACCCGGCGAACTGGTGGCGACGCTACAGCAGGAGAGCGATGGGTGGATCAGCGGGCTTCGTCTGCTGGCGCTGGCGCACCACGCAACACCGGGACGCCTCAACCAGGCCAGGCATCAGATCAAGGTCTATCTAAGTCGGGAGGTGTTCAACCGGCAATTGCGGGAGATCCAGCGGGCCCTGCTGGCCCTTGCCCTGCCCTGGCGGGTGTGCTCGGACCTGGGGGCGGCGCTTCTTGGCCGTCCCAACGAAACGGTGTATGTCGAGGATCTCCTCGAACGGTTCGAACGCAACAACCTCTTCATGATCCCCCTTGACCCGGACGGGCAGTGGCACCGCTTCCACAGACCATTTCGCGAGGTGCTCCTGCATCGCCTCCACCACTCGTCCGATCACGGTCTGAACGTGCAACAACTGCACAGGCGGGCCGCACAGTGGTTCGCTGCTGCGGGGTTGCTAGAAGAGGCTACGTTTCACGCGGCGTTGAGCGCCGATGAAGAACCGATCTACACCCTGACTGTGCAGCGGCGCTATGCCGCAAGCAACGCCAGAGCCGAACCGCCGCGCGCGCCCGCATGCGACGATTCGGCCCTATATGCGGCTCAGAACCAGCCTCTACCGTATTACCAGCACGAATGCACTCCGACGGCCACCTCGATCTACACCCCCCCGCCGGTCACTCGTCGCACATTGACAGAAGGCAATCCGGGCTCAGCGCAGTATGAGCCTCTAACGCGGCGTGAATCAGAGATTCTGGCGCTGCTCGCTCTTCGCTGGTCCGACAAAGAGATCGCCGAGCAACTGATTATCTCCCCGAAGACTGTCCGCCGGCACACCAGCACGATCTATTCCAAGCTTGGCGTACACGGCCGCCGCGAGGCGGTGGCGGTGGCGCGCCAGCTCGGGCTCCTTCCCGCGACATAAGACTCGCCGACCTTTATCCAAACTTACCCGAGATGTAGGCCTCGGTTCGCGGGTCGTCCGGGTTACTGAAGATTTTCTTGGTCGGGCCAAACTCGATCAACTGACCGGCGCGAGTCTCCGGCTTCATGTTCATGAAGGCTGTATAGTCAGCGACACGCGCCGCCTGTTGCATATTGTGGGTGACAATCACGATTGTGATGCTCTTTTCAAGCGCGAGCATCAATTCTTCGACTTTGAGGGTCGAAATCGGATCGAGGGCCGCGCACGGCTCGTCCATTAGCAGAACCTTGGGTTCGACGGCGATGGCCCGGGCGATGCAGAGCCGTTGCTGCTGCCCGCCAGAGAGCGCCAGTCCCGACTTCTTGAGGTTATCTTTCACTTCGTCCCACAGGGCGGCGCCGCGCAGCGCCTGCTCTACCCGCCCTTCGATCTCCGACTTCGAGTATTTCTGGCTTTCGAGGCGCAGGCCGTAGGCCACATTGTCAAAAATCGACATCGGGAAGGCCGTCGAGCGCTGAAAGATCATCCCGATCCGTTTGCGCAGATCAACGAGATCCTCCCACGTAAGAATATTGCGTCCTTCGAAGCGAATCTCGCCTTCTCCGCGGGCGCCGATGGTATTGTCGTGCATCCGGTTGAGGGCCCGCAGCAGGGTTGATTTACCACAGCCCGATGGACCGATAAGGGCCGTAATGTTGTGCTTCGGGATGGTCAGCGAAATCGATTCGAGGGCCTGAAACGAGCCGTAGTAAAAATCGAAGTTGCACACCTCGATCTCGGGCATAGCGCCATCTTCGAACAGCGTCACGTCACGAACCCTCAGCCGCCTGGCGCTCTGGGGATTCGGCTGTGCCATCATAAATGTCCCTCCCTGGTGAGATTGCGGATGGTAGAACTCCGCTTGCAGCCTGGACGCGGCCAGTCTGGACGAGATCCCGCTCGGCCGAAGCTCCAGCAGGTCGTCTATAACTGCTTTCGCGCTTATCTGGATACCCGGGGTATCCACTTTCTTTCTGGAAGGACGCGGGCCTACCGGACCCTCTTCGCGGGCAGGGTTTCCTCGGACATACGCTTAGCCGAACTGCCCGGAGATGTATTCCTCCGTCTGCGGGTTCTGCGGATTGGTAAAGATCTGGTCCGTGGGGCCGAATTCGACCACAATTCCAGCCCTGTCCATCGGATCAACGTTCATCATGAAGCAGTAGTCGCTGGCGCGGGCCGCCTGCTGCATATTGTGGGTAACGATAATGATGGTGTAGTAGCGCTTCAAACCCAGCATCAACTCCTCGACCTGTTGCGTCGCGATCGGGTCGAGCGCCGAGGCCGGCTCGTCCATCAGCAGCACCTCGGGATGGGTCGCAATTGCCCGCGCGATGCAGAGACGCTGCTGCTGCCCGCCAGACAGGCTTTGCCCCGACTTGTGGAGCTTGTCCTTGACCTCGTTCCACAGCCCGGCCTCGGTAAGCGCCCACTCGACAATCTCGTCGAGTTCGCTCTTCGGGAGCCGTTCGTACAGGCGCACGCCGAAGGCCACGTTGTCGTAGATGCTCATCGGGAACGGGTTGGGACGCTGGAAGACCATGCCCACCCGCTGGCGCAGGGCGACCGGATCAACGGACTCTCCGTAGATATCTACGTCGCCCACCAGGATCTTGCCCTCCACCCGGAAGACGGGCACGCGGTCATTGATGCGGTTGATCGAGCGTAGCACGGTAGATTTGCCGCAACCCGAAGGACCGATCACCGAGGTGATCGCCCGTGGCGGGATGTTCAGATTAATATCCTTTACCGCGCGATACGTGCCATAGTAGAGATGGACGTTTTGAAGACGCACGGCTGCCGCCGCCTGGGAACCCGCGGCGACGCCCTTGACCGAGGCAGTTGCCGTCATATGTTGATTTCTCCCCTTCTGACCGCTGGTTAGTACGACAACGAGACTTCGTCTCTGCCGGAGCTGCGGGGGCCTGCGGCCTCCGCAGAATCGCCCATTCCGGTGCGGCGCTTTCGGAGGGGCTTCGCCCCTCCGAGCCTCCCCTACAAGGAGAAGTTTCGTTGTAGTATGAGGGTCGGAAAACCAGGTTTTCCCACGCCCCTGCCTGATGGAAGGGGTTCACCCTCCCAGAACGCCATCGCGGATCCGGACAGGCTCTTAGCGCAGCCCGCGCAGGCGCTGATTCAAGTTCCGCGTCAGCAGGGCGCCCGCCAGGCTCAGGATCAGCACGATAATGATCAGCAGCGCGGCCGCCCCGGCAGCCACCGCATTTGCGTCCTTCAGGCCAGGCACGCCGATGATCTTCAACACCCAGATGCGTACCGCCAGCGTCTCTCCGGGAAGGAACGGGTTGAGACTGAACTGGGCATTGGGGGAAATCGAGGTGCCCATGGTGAGAATGAGCGGCGCCGTTTCACCGATCACGCGCCCGGCAGTGAGCACAATGGCAGTAATGATGCCCGGCAGGGCCGTGGGCAACACCAGTTTGCCCAGCGTCTCCCACGGCCTCGCGGCGAGAGCCTGGCTGGCCTCACGGTATTCCTTCGGCACCGTCCGGATGGCTTCCTGGCTTACCCGCACCATCAGCGGCAGGTTCAGGATCGTCAAGGTCAGCGCACCGGCAATCAGACTGTACCCCAGGCCGAAGGTGACCAGGAATACCGCCGCGCCAAAGGTGCCGAACACTACCGATGGCACAGTAGAGAGGGCCTCGACGCAGAAGCGCACCGCGTTGGTAAAGCGGTTGGGCCAGGCAAACTCCTCGAGGTAGATGGCCGCGCCAACGCCGAGCGGCACAGTAAACAGCAGCGTGAGCACCAGCAAGTACATGGTGCACCACAACTGCGGCCCGATGCCGCCGCCGGGCTGGGTCAGCGAACTGGCTGTGGTTAGAAACTGCCAGCTCAACTGGGGCACCCCGAGGATGAGGATACGGCCAATAATCAACACCAGGAGCGCCACCAGAATCCCCACCGCGGCGAACAACACCCCCGTGCCGATCCGGTCATAGAGCTTCGCGCGCTGCTGGGCCGCCGTTCGCGCTTCGCTGCGCGCCGCGTGGCGCGCAGCGAGCACATCAATCTGCGCCTCCGAACTCATAGCTCTTCTCCCTGAGCCTTCCTCTTGAAGACGGCTTCCTTCGGATGAGGAAATGGTCCTTCCCCTCGCCTCGGCCCAACGCACCCTCAGAGACAAGGTTGCAGGTTACGCGCGTCTGGCTGAGAACCGCCGCACTAGCACAATCAACCCGAAGGTGATACATAGGAGCAAAAACGCGACCATAATAAGCGCGTAGCGCTGCGTCGGCAGAGCCGCTTCGGGCAACTGTGTAACGATCGCTGCGGGCATCGTGGTAGCGCCGGTAACGAGGTTGGGAGGGATGCGCGAGGTAATGTTCCCGATTACCATCTGCACCGCCATCGTTTCGCCAATGGCGCGGCCCATCCCCAGAATCACCGCTGTGAGCAATCCGGATCGCGCTGCTGGCAGCAGTACCCGCATAATCATCTGCAGCCGCGTGGCCCCCAGGGCCTCGGCGCCCTCGCGGAGCGAGTTTGGCACCGAGCGCAGCGCGTCCGAAGCAATGCTGATAATCGTTGGCTGAACCATTAGCACGAGGATGAGCGCAGCCGGCAATATGCCCTGACCTAGCGGGGCGTTGAAGGTTTCCCGAACCCAAGGCACCAAAACCGCCAGGGCGATCAGTCCGAAGATTACCGAAGGCACCGCCGCAAACATATCAACGACCACTCCCAGCGGCTCCCGAATGCGCTCTGGGGCGATTTCAGCAAGATAAATCGCCGCTCCAAGAGCGATCGGGGTGCTGATTACCATAGCAATTAATGTGGTCATTACGGTGCCGTAGAGCAGCGGCACTACTCCGAACACCTGCGCAGTCTTGTCCCAGGTTGTGCCGAAGAAAAATTCGATTGGACTGGTGAAGGTAAAGATCCGTAGTCCATACAGTCCAAGAAAGCCGATCAGTGCGGCAACGGCAAGCACGATGATCGCGGCGCAGGCAAAGAAGATCGTTTGGGCGCGTATCAATGGCTGGGTCATATTGCACCTTGCCTGAGACTGATTCCGCTCCGAGGCCTACTACATACATACAAGTTCGGGAGGCGAGGAGGACGGCGACCTCCAGGATCCCTATCTGACACGTTAAAGCCTGGTTTTGAGGGAGGGTTGGCCCATCCCAGGGCTCACACAACGTCCGCCTCCAGGTGGGGCTAAAGCGGCGGAGCCGCCCGTCCAGTCGGTTGGTTTTGGCGGCCTGGCCGCCAAAACCAACCCAGAACCCAGGGAGTGGGTGAAGCCCCTGAGACTTGAGCATAGCCCGCATTAGCGTGAACCGGCCGCTTTCAGTGCTGGCGAGACGAAGCCAAGATTCTGCCAGATGGGGTCGTTGGCGAATTCCGCGCTGGTTATGAAGTTCAGGAACGCCTGCTCGAGTTCGCTGGGCGGGCCTTTGGTAATTCCAAAGCCGGGGCCGCCGATGGGCCATTTGCCGGCCGCGATGTTGGCTTCGGACAACTCGACAACCTGGCCAGCATCGTCCAGTACATTGAAGGCGACTATCCCCGCATCACCGAGGAAGGCAAAGCCGAGGTAGGAGATCGCGCCGGGCGTCTGGCGAATGTTGTTGACCACCGTCTGGTTGGCATCCACCTCGGCGGCGCCGGTGGCAAACTGGGAGTCGTCGCCATTGAAAAGATAGTTCGCCATCTGAGCGCGGGTTCCTGAACCAGCCGCGCGGTTAATCACGACGATCCGCTGGTCGGTCCCGCCGACTTCCGACCAGTTGGTGATCTTCCCGCTGAAGATGCCTACCAGTTGTTCGCGACTCAGCGCCTTCACGTCTCCGGGACCCTGCGGGTTCGCCGCCGCGCCAAAGGCCTGAACGGCCACGACCGTCTCCACTGCATCGGCGCAGTTGAGACTCTGCTTTTCCTCTTCTGAGAGGGGCACATCGCTAGTGCCGATGTCAATAGTGCCCTTGCACACATTGGCGCGCCCGGCACCTGAGCCGCCAGCGGAAACGGTGATCCGTACAGCGGCATTCTCCCTCTGAAAGACCTGGGCTGCCTGATCCACCAGGGGTTGCAGCGCCGACGACCCGGCGATCGTCATGTTGCCCCGCAATCCATCGCCGCCTGTAGTGCCACCCTGACCACAGGCCACTGGCAGCAGGCTCAGCCCAACCAGGGCGATCAGGACGATAGGCATTCCTTTCCTGAGCATACGCTCCTCCATACGCGTAGGACGCTACTCGGCATCGCTAGCTTAGCAAGCCTGGCGCGGAGACGTATTACTCAAAATGCCCCAATTCTTGTTTCCTTGAATACTCCTTTTTGTATGACCATCTCGTCATGAGAGCCTATCAGGACACCTCCTTCGGGGAGGGTGGGGAACCCGGGGCGCCCCGCGCCCCGGCCCGCGGGGAAGACTCGGAGGGTGGGAACCCGGGGCGCGGGGCGCCCCGGCCTGAGGAAAGCGACTGGGAGAGCGAAGCCCTCCCAGTCCCTCCCGTTGAGCTGCGGTGTGGGGGAAAGCGGGGTTCTCCGCGCTCCTGGAACTGCGTTCACCCCAGCGCCGGATGCTTGCGATGGGTAAAAATTGCATCCACGGAAATGCCGCTATGGATGCGCTGGATCACCTCACCCAGCAGCGTGCTGACGCTCAGCACGGTCAACCCTGGCCAGTGTTGTTCGGGCGACAGGGGAAGCGTATCGGTGACCACCACCTCGCGCAGCCCGCACTGCTGCAGGCGCTGCGCCGCCTCGCTGACGAACACCGCATGCACACAGCAGGCGTAAAGTTCACGGGCGCCCTCGCGTTCGAGCAGGCGCGCGACCTCCAGGATCGAGCCGCCAGTGGCGATCTCATCGTCAACGATCAGGCAGCGTTTGCCGGTTACATCGCCGATCAGATTCAGCGCCTCGGTTGAAGTCAACGGCCCATCGCGGCGCCCCAACTGCTGAGTGCGGCGCTTCTCGACGATCGCCAGCGGCGCGCCAATGGCCTCGGCGAAGTTTCGTCCGCGTTTGGCAAAGCCGACATCGGGCGCCACGACGATCAGATCATCCCAGCCCTTGTCGGCCCAGTAGCGCACCAGCAGGGGCATGGCCGTCAACTCGTCCATCGGAATGCTGAAGAAGCCCTGGATCTGCCCGGCATGCAGATCAATCGTGAGGACCTGATGCGCGCCAGCGGCCTGGATCATGT includes these proteins:
- the pstB gene encoding phosphate ABC transporter ATP-binding protein PstB — its product is MPEIEVCNFDFYYGSFQALESISLTIPKHNITALIGPSGCGKSTLLRALNRMHDNTIGARGEGEIRFEGRNILTWEDLVDLRKRIGMIFQRSTAFPMSIFDNVAYGLRLESQKYSKSEIEGRVEQALRGAALWDEVKDNLKKSGLALSGGQQQRLCIARAIAVEPKVLLMDEPCAALDPISTLKVEELMLALEKSITIVIVTHNMQQAARVADYTAFMNMKPETRAGQLIEFGPTKKIFSNPDDPRTEAYISGKFG
- the pstC gene encoding phosphate ABC transporter permease subunit PstC encodes the protein MTQPLIRAQTIFFACAAIIVLAVAALIGFLGLYGLRIFTFTSPIEFFFGTTWDKTAQVFGVVPLLYGTVMTTLIAMVISTPIALGAAIYLAEIAPERIREPLGVVVDMFAAVPSVIFGLIALAVLVPWVRETFNAPLGQGILPAALILVLMVQPTIISIASDALRSVPNSLREGAEALGATRLQMIMRVLLPAARSGLLTAVILGMGRAIGETMAVQMVIGNITSRIPPNLVTGATTMPAAIVTQLPEAALPTQRYALIMVAFLLLCITFGLIVLVRRFSARRA
- a CDS encoding phosphate ABC transporter substrate-binding protein — translated: MLRKGMPIVLIALVGLSLLPVACGQGGTTGGDGLRGNMTIAGSSALQPLVDQAAQVFQRENAAVRITVSAGGSGAGRANVCKGTIDIGTSDVPLSEEEKQSLNCADAVETVVAVQAFGAAANPQGPGDVKALSREQLVGIFSGKITNWSEVGGTDQRIVVINRAAGSGTRAQMANYLFNGDDSQFATGAAEVDANQTVVNNIRQTPGAISYLGFAFLGDAGIVAFNVLDDAGQVVELSEANIAAGKWPIGGPGFGITKGPPSELEQAFLNFITSAEFANDPIWQNLGFVSPALKAAGSR
- a CDS encoding ribose-phosphate pyrophosphokinase, which encodes MGSRFDEMRIFSGNGNIPLAQAICERVGVPLGDATIVKFANENIFVKLNESVREKDVFVVQSLSTPNLSDRIMELLILLDACKRASAGRITAVIPYYAYGRTDKKDQPRVPITARLLADMIQAAGAHQVLTIDLHAGQIQGFFSIPMDELTAMPLLVRYWADKGWDDLIVVAPDVGFAKRGRNFAEAIGAPLAIVEKRRTQQLGRRDGPLTSTEALNLIGDVTGKRCLIVDDEIATGGSILEVARLLEREGARELYACCVHAVFVSEAAQRLQQCGLREVVVTDTLPLSPEQHWPGLTVLSVSTLLGEVIQRIHSGISVDAIFTHRKHPALG
- the pstA gene encoding phosphate ABC transporter permease PstA, with product MSSEAQIDVLAARHAARSEARTAAQQRAKLYDRIGTGVLFAAVGILVALLVLIIGRILILGVPQLSWQFLTTASSLTQPGGGIGPQLWCTMYLLVLTLLFTVPLGVGAAIYLEEFAWPNRFTNAVRFCVEALSTVPSVVFGTFGAAVFLVTFGLGYSLIAGALTLTILNLPLMVRVSQEAIRTVPKEYREASQALAARPWETLGKLVLPTALPGIITAIVLTAGRVIGETAPLILTMGTSISPNAQFSLNPFLPGETLAVRIWVLKIIGVPGLKDANAVAAGAAALLIIIVLILSLAGALLTRNLNQRLRGLR
- a CDS encoding LuxR C-terminal-related transcriptional regulator yields the protein MTEGNPGSAQYEPLTRRESEILALLALRWSDKEIAEQLIISPKTVRRHTSTIYSKLGVHGRREAVAVARQLGLLPAT
- the pstB gene encoding phosphate ABC transporter ATP-binding protein PstB, whose amino-acid sequence is MTATASVKGVAAGSQAAAAVRLQNVHLYYGTYRAVKDINLNIPPRAITSVIGPSGCGKSTVLRSINRINDRVPVFRVEGKILVGDVDIYGESVDPVALRQRVGMVFQRPNPFPMSIYDNVAFGVRLYERLPKSELDEIVEWALTEAGLWNEVKDKLHKSGQSLSGGQQQRLCIARAIATHPEVLLMDEPASALDPIATQQVEELMLGLKRYYTIIIVTHNMQQAARASDYCFMMNVDPMDRAGIVVEFGPTDQIFTNPQNPQTEEYISGQFG
- a CDS encoding carbon monoxide dehydrogenase subunit G, which translates into the protein MRIAGNYTFAATREAVWSTLNDPEALARAIPGCQRLEMVGENEQKSILEITVQAARGAYTGRVRIDNVVSLESYDIHVEGTGSNGFFTGAGAVKLRTDGAQTILDYGGEAMIGGPIADVGQQLLDSAARSLISQSLRGLAAEIEARQRRQQARLSEAPAVEEAPQPSPWTPESIQMSSATAAQRATGTVEGQDLSEAAAAHPAVEDFFARRPWLPWILVAFLLGYLLGRRRA